Proteins encoded together in one Planctomyces sp. SH-PL14 window:
- the metW gene encoding methionine biosynthesis protein MetW — protein sequence MSLSVPMPKRLVFADSCATVADDVILGQIERGSRVVDLGCGDGRLLSQLRDTLGCDVLGVERDHLAFQHAIGRGVPMLKADLNQGLHQIPPGSFDFAVLSQTLQQVSRPLEVLDEILRVARRALIVVPNFGHWRIRMQVALRGRAPVTDSLPYEWYESPNVHFLTMLDFRELAHHGNFRIVKELPIIGDRAVERAWAANLRANSALYILERAHSA from the coding sequence TTGTCACTTTCCGTGCCTATGCCTAAACGCCTGGTCTTTGCCGACTCCTGTGCCACGGTGGCGGACGACGTCATCCTGGGGCAGATCGAGCGCGGCAGCCGGGTGGTGGACCTGGGGTGCGGGGATGGGCGGCTGCTGTCGCAGTTGCGGGATACACTGGGCTGTGACGTGCTGGGGGTGGAGCGGGACCATCTGGCGTTTCAGCATGCGATTGGTCGCGGCGTGCCGATGCTGAAGGCGGATTTGAATCAGGGACTGCACCAGATCCCGCCGGGGAGTTTTGACTTTGCGGTGTTGAGTCAGACGTTGCAGCAGGTGAGTCGGCCGCTGGAGGTGCTCGATGAGATCCTGCGGGTGGCTCGGCGGGCGTTGATTGTGGTGCCGAACTTTGGGCACTGGCGGATCCGGATGCAGGTGGCGTTGCGTGGTCGGGCGCCGGTGACGGATTCGTTGCCGTATGAGTGGTACGAGTCGCCGAACGTTCACTTCCTCACGATGCTTGATTTCCGTGAGCTGGCGCATCATGGCAACTTCCGGATTGTGAAGGAGTTGCCGATTATTGGTGACCGGGCGGTGGAGCGTGCATGGGCCGCGAATCTGAGGGCGAACAGTGCGCTGTACATTCTGGAGCGGGCCCACAGCGCGTAG
- a CDS encoding response regulator: MNSNDRPAGSAPQPGPEASGKRRILVVDDNADNAKTLGMLLKLTGNEPHTAFDAEEAMRLAESLRPRVVLLDIGLPRISGHEVCRWIRAQEWSEGMVLIALTGWSQEEDRQRSAEAGFDAHMVKPIQHQELTRVLNELAPIGG, from the coding sequence GTGAACTCGAATGATCGGCCAGCCGGATCCGCTCCCCAGCCGGGGCCTGAGGCCTCCGGGAAGCGCCGGATCCTGGTTGTGGACGACAATGCCGACAATGCCAAGACGCTTGGCATGCTGCTGAAGCTGACGGGGAATGAGCCTCACACGGCGTTTGATGCCGAGGAGGCGATGCGGTTGGCGGAGTCGCTTCGTCCGCGGGTGGTGCTCCTCGACATCGGGCTGCCGCGGATCAGTGGTCATGAGGTGTGCCGCTGGATTCGGGCGCAGGAGTGGAGTGAGGGGATGGTGCTGATTGCCCTCACTGGCTGGAGTCAGGAAGAGGATCGTCAGCGGTCGGCCGAGGCGGGGTTTGATGCTCACATGGTCAAGCCGATCCAGCATCAGGAGCTGACGCGAGTTCTGAACGAGCTGGCGCCGATCGGCGGGTAA
- a CDS encoding LolA family protein, with the protein MHVKWLAGLVLVAMSLPWTASGAEPSEAEILEKAREAAIADARDMRSAYGKGILLVRRKARADEKEVVQSEGTFELFWKEGRCRLDLHLTRHRVRVVILGKEDEAGQEGDLKGERRVILGDADSGTVVTFSPRIHPTSCQIENYGSLDDAIAFAEFPFRHPAHLWQDVLNVDRLITNLDGDPIAFADGKNGRLEGRYRVKNSKKSHGVFEIDPRTGYRVTSHQTLVDPSTTPLVEKQVVWGQAESVWFVKELHLTERFGGEGETRTSVTYTTFAPNQKVDDAVFDLKSLEIPARARDLDRSK; encoded by the coding sequence ATGCACGTGAAATGGCTGGCGGGTCTGGTTCTGGTGGCGATGTCCCTTCCGTGGACGGCGAGCGGCGCCGAGCCCTCCGAAGCGGAGATCCTCGAGAAGGCCCGCGAGGCGGCCATTGCGGATGCCCGCGACATGCGGTCTGCATACGGCAAAGGAATTCTCCTCGTTCGCCGCAAAGCGCGGGCAGACGAGAAGGAGGTCGTCCAGTCCGAGGGGACATTCGAACTGTTCTGGAAGGAAGGCCGCTGCCGCCTCGATCTCCACCTCACCCGGCATCGGGTTCGCGTTGTGATACTGGGCAAGGAGGACGAAGCGGGGCAGGAAGGCGACCTCAAAGGGGAGCGCCGCGTCATCCTGGGGGACGCTGACTCGGGCACAGTCGTGACGTTCTCGCCGCGGATTCACCCGACCAGCTGCCAGATCGAAAACTATGGCTCGCTGGACGATGCGATCGCCTTCGCCGAATTCCCTTTCCGGCATCCCGCCCACCTGTGGCAGGACGTTCTGAACGTCGACCGGCTGATCACCAATCTCGACGGCGATCCGATCGCCTTCGCCGATGGCAAGAATGGGCGGCTCGAAGGACGATACCGTGTCAAAAATTCAAAGAAGAGTCACGGCGTTTTCGAGATCGACCCCCGCACCGGATATCGGGTGACGTCGCACCAGACCTTGGTCGATCCGTCGACGACCCCGCTGGTGGAGAAGCAGGTTGTCTGGGGCCAGGCGGAGTCGGTCTGGTTCGTGAAGGAGCTGCATCTCACGGAGCGCTTCGGCGGCGAAGGCGAGACCCGGACCTCGGTCACCTACACCACCTTCGCTCCCAATCAGAAGGTCGATGACGCGGTGTTCGATCTCAAGTCGCTGGAGATCCCCGCGAGGGCGCGCGACCTCGATCGCTCCAAATAA
- a CDS encoding family 16 glycoside hydrolase, translated as MSVSRWWSAAAIATLFGTSTLPLFAGENELTESEKRGGWKLLFDGKTTDGWRNYKKDNISEGWKVQDGTLVRADKGAGDIVTKDEYGSFELSIEYKITEAGNSGIMFHVSEDGGAPWHSGPEIQVQDNVKGHDPQKAGWLYQLYEPKPGFMEKTQPDATRPAGEWNQMQIRITPAGSEINMNGVRYVTFTKGNKDWDDRVAKSKFAKMEKFGKNTKGHLCLQDHNDVVAYRNIKIRELPDNGIAKDPVDGKLPLVSEKAFPNLKWAGWEPETESGQIRPFRTIFLMHSGDGTNRLFAGEQWGQVFAFKNDQAATDSHVFLDLRKKVQYADNMNEEGLLGMAFHPKFKTNGEFFIYYSTKDAEHTTVVSRFKVSKDDPNKADPASEEELIRFPQPFWNHKGGTIAFGPDGMLYIALGDGGAGNDPFGNGQNLSKQLGKILRIDVDHKDAGKAYAIPKDNPFVGNKDAAPEIYAYGFRNPWRIAFDSKTGTLWCSDVGQNLWEEIDLVEKGGNYGWNFREGLHPFGAKTPPADAKLLDPIWEYDHQVGKSITGGNVYRGSRIKELAGKYVYADYVTGKVWALDYDEEKKAVKGNYSIPSNGLPIMSFGEDEQGDMYFMGVAPDGHGIYRFKAE; from the coding sequence ATGTCCGTGTCCCGCTGGTGGTCCGCTGCCGCCATCGCCACCCTCTTCGGCACCTCCACCCTCCCCCTCTTCGCCGGCGAAAACGAACTCACCGAATCCGAAAAGCGCGGCGGCTGGAAACTCCTCTTCGACGGCAAAACCACCGACGGCTGGCGGAACTACAAGAAGGACAACATCTCCGAAGGCTGGAAGGTCCAGGACGGCACCCTCGTCCGCGCCGACAAAGGGGCCGGAGACATCGTCACCAAGGACGAATACGGCAGCTTCGAACTCTCCATCGAATACAAGATCACCGAAGCCGGCAACAGCGGCATCATGTTCCACGTCTCCGAAGACGGCGGAGCCCCATGGCACTCCGGACCCGAAATCCAGGTCCAGGACAACGTCAAAGGGCACGACCCCCAGAAGGCCGGCTGGCTCTACCAGCTCTATGAGCCCAAGCCCGGCTTCATGGAAAAGACCCAGCCCGACGCCACCCGCCCCGCCGGCGAATGGAACCAGATGCAGATCCGCATCACTCCGGCCGGCAGCGAAATCAACATGAACGGCGTCCGCTACGTCACGTTCACCAAGGGGAACAAGGACTGGGACGACCGCGTGGCGAAGAGCAAGTTCGCCAAGATGGAAAAGTTCGGCAAGAACACCAAGGGGCACCTCTGCCTCCAGGACCACAACGACGTCGTCGCCTACCGCAACATCAAGATCCGCGAACTCCCGGACAACGGCATCGCCAAGGACCCGGTCGACGGCAAGCTCCCGCTCGTCTCCGAGAAGGCGTTCCCCAACCTCAAGTGGGCGGGCTGGGAGCCGGAGACCGAGAGCGGCCAGATCCGGCCGTTCCGCACCATCTTCCTCATGCACTCCGGCGACGGCACCAACCGCCTCTTCGCGGGCGAGCAGTGGGGCCAGGTCTTCGCCTTCAAGAACGATCAGGCGGCGACCGACAGCCACGTCTTCCTCGACCTCCGCAAGAAGGTCCAGTACGCCGACAACATGAACGAGGAGGGCCTCCTCGGGATGGCGTTCCATCCCAAGTTCAAGACGAACGGCGAGTTCTTCATCTACTACAGCACCAAGGACGCCGAGCACACCACCGTCGTCTCGCGGTTCAAGGTCTCCAAGGATGACCCCAACAAGGCGGACCCTGCCTCGGAAGAGGAACTGATCCGCTTCCCGCAGCCGTTCTGGAACCACAAGGGAGGAACGATCGCCTTCGGTCCGGACGGAATGCTCTACATCGCCCTCGGCGACGGCGGCGCGGGGAACGACCCGTTCGGCAACGGCCAGAACCTCAGCAAGCAGCTCGGCAAGATCCTCCGCATCGATGTCGACCACAAGGACGCCGGCAAGGCGTACGCCATCCCGAAGGACAACCCGTTCGTCGGGAACAAGGACGCCGCTCCGGAGATCTACGCCTACGGCTTCCGCAATCCGTGGCGGATCGCCTTCGACTCCAAGACCGGCACGCTCTGGTGCTCGGACGTCGGCCAGAACCTGTGGGAAGAGATCGACCTCGTCGAAAAGGGCGGTAACTACGGCTGGAACTTCCGCGAAGGCCTGCACCCCTTCGGCGCCAAGACCCCGCCGGCGGACGCCAAGCTGCTCGATCCGATCTGGGAGTACGACCACCAGGTCGGCAAGTCGATCACCGGCGGCAACGTCTACCGCGGCAGCCGGATCAAGGAACTCGCCGGCAAGTACGTCTACGCCGACTACGTCACCGGCAAAGTCTGGGCCCTCGACTACGACGAGGAGAAGAAGGCGGTGAAGGGGAACTACAGCATCCCGTCGAACGGCCTGCCGATCATGTCCTTTGGCGAAGACGAGCAGGGGGACATGTACTTCATGGGGGTCGCACCGGACGGCCACGGCATCTACCGCTTCAAAGCGGAATAA
- a CDS encoding MFS transporter, translating into MTTMHWLVCIIASIGFAFDIYELLMLPLIVKPAIAALHPNTGTPADWLPGGVQYVQWARTLFFVPAIAGGVFGLLGGYLTDRLGRRFVLTWSILLYAFGACAAGLSTDLYQLLFFRCLVFIGVCVEFVAAVAWLAELFPNPEQREKVLGYTQAFSSAGGVMVAVAANLAATYATVFPAIRGGHEAWRYTLISGLIPAIPLILIRPFLPESPAWQKKRETGTLKRPSFAELFSPALRKTTIVTTLCFATTFGLAFGAIQQTPQILAGHVDVLKAVEANQAKAKEAATAEKPFTQKDAGIIKGNTTDKIAASVQGWQEIGGLVGRILLAILAVRILSRRNLFRIFQIPSLLFVPAIFYWLSMNLKTEGSVEMFRYAIFAAGALVVGQMSFWGNYIPLVFPVHLRGTGESFAANIGGRVIGTAAAWITITLSAAKPPDPAKIALMGAAVAGVYALVGAILTQFLPEPTNDVHE; encoded by the coding sequence ATGACCACGATGCACTGGCTCGTGTGCATCATCGCCTCCATCGGCTTCGCGTTCGACATCTACGAACTCCTGATGCTCCCGCTGATCGTCAAGCCGGCGATCGCGGCCCTCCATCCGAACACCGGCACCCCGGCCGACTGGCTCCCCGGCGGCGTTCAATACGTCCAGTGGGCCCGCACCCTGTTCTTCGTTCCCGCGATCGCCGGGGGCGTCTTCGGCCTCCTCGGCGGTTACCTCACCGACCGCCTCGGCCGCCGCTTCGTCCTCACCTGGAGCATCCTGCTCTACGCCTTCGGGGCGTGCGCCGCCGGACTCTCGACCGACCTCTACCAGCTCCTCTTCTTCCGCTGCCTCGTCTTCATCGGCGTCTGCGTCGAGTTCGTCGCGGCGGTGGCGTGGCTGGCCGAACTCTTCCCGAACCCGGAGCAGCGTGAGAAGGTCCTCGGCTACACCCAGGCGTTCTCCTCGGCCGGCGGCGTCATGGTGGCGGTCGCGGCGAATCTCGCGGCGACCTACGCCACGGTCTTCCCGGCGATCCGCGGCGGACACGAGGCCTGGCGGTACACGCTGATCTCCGGCCTGATCCCGGCGATCCCCCTGATCCTGATTCGCCCGTTTCTGCCTGAGTCCCCGGCGTGGCAGAAGAAGCGGGAGACCGGAACGCTCAAGCGACCGAGCTTTGCCGAGCTCTTCAGCCCGGCCCTCCGCAAGACGACGATCGTCACGACCCTCTGCTTCGCCACGACCTTTGGCCTGGCGTTCGGCGCCATTCAGCAGACCCCGCAGATCCTCGCCGGTCACGTCGATGTCCTGAAGGCGGTCGAAGCGAACCAGGCCAAGGCCAAGGAGGCCGCCACGGCCGAGAAGCCCTTCACCCAGAAGGATGCGGGGATCATCAAGGGGAACACGACCGACAAGATTGCCGCGTCGGTCCAGGGATGGCAGGAGATCGGCGGGCTTGTCGGCCGGATCCTCCTGGCGATCCTGGCCGTGCGGATCCTCAGCCGCCGGAACCTGTTCCGGATCTTCCAGATTCCGAGCCTGCTCTTCGTTCCGGCGATCTTTTACTGGCTCTCCATGAACCTCAAGACCGAGGGCTCGGTCGAGATGTTCCGGTACGCGATCTTTGCCGCGGGAGCGCTGGTCGTCGGCCAGATGAGCTTCTGGGGGAACTACATCCCGCTCGTCTTCCCGGTCCACCTCCGCGGGACGGGTGAGAGCTTTGCGGCGAACATTGGGGGCCGGGTCATCGGGACCGCGGCGGCGTGGATTACGATCACGCTCTCCGCCGCCAAGCCGCCCGATCCGGCGAAGATCGCCCTCATGGGGGCGGCGGTTGCCGGGGTGTATGCCCTGGTGGGAGCGATCCTGACGCAGTTCCTTCCGGAGCCGACGAACGACGTCCACGAGTGA
- a CDS encoding WD40 repeat domain-containing protein translates to MGRRRTWWRSWGVVWAVLVFAAYAAAQPPREQPICLGLSFSADGRHLATCGDRVRIFDLRTGRRVPELETAGESPKPDADAEPEWRWPFKVGPDERISRVIAFSPTEPNVLAVGFDSGRIQLWRFGAVRVRQELTREMGEPRALAFTPDGQFLMSASTRFQFQKPPKGHLISWRTAGGRRLRVLERDRSIEALSISRDGQQLAFCAGNTVELIEPETFESIGTASLPTGDRKGSPFGAATGFTHDDQRLYIAGAISEQVGKKTRAAGALWTLVLQDGGTIQLIDPPSSEMLRTLAVSPDGNRVITSRPARNGRIQTMALRDAASGDVIWSTDRLFSEPDAIRFSPDGRFVAWCQSNRIELADALTGETVWTFVP, encoded by the coding sequence ATGGGCCGTCGGCGGACGTGGTGGCGATCGTGGGGCGTGGTGTGGGCCGTGCTGGTCTTCGCCGCGTATGCCGCTGCGCAGCCGCCGCGTGAACAGCCGATCTGCCTGGGGCTGAGCTTCTCGGCGGACGGCCGCCACCTCGCGACGTGCGGCGACCGGGTCCGGATCTTCGACCTGCGGACCGGCCGCCGTGTTCCCGAACTGGAGACGGCGGGCGAATCCCCGAAGCCCGACGCGGATGCCGAGCCGGAGTGGCGCTGGCCGTTCAAGGTGGGGCCGGACGAGCGGATCAGCCGCGTGATCGCGTTCTCACCTACGGAACCGAACGTACTCGCGGTCGGCTTCGACTCCGGACGGATCCAGCTCTGGCGGTTCGGCGCCGTCCGCGTTCGGCAGGAGCTGACACGGGAGATGGGCGAACCGCGGGCGCTGGCGTTCACGCCGGACGGCCAGTTCCTGATGAGCGCGTCCACCAGGTTTCAGTTTCAGAAGCCCCCCAAAGGACATCTCATCTCCTGGCGGACAGCCGGCGGCCGGCGGCTTCGTGTTCTGGAACGGGACCGAAGCATCGAGGCCCTTTCGATCTCTCGCGATGGCCAGCAGCTGGCGTTCTGCGCCGGCAACACGGTCGAACTGATCGAGCCGGAGACCTTCGAGAGCATCGGGACAGCCTCGCTTCCGACTGGCGATCGGAAAGGAAGCCCGTTCGGAGCCGCAACCGGATTCACGCACGACGACCAGCGGCTCTATATCGCCGGCGCAATCTCCGAACAGGTGGGAAAGAAGACCCGTGCGGCCGGAGCACTCTGGACGCTGGTTCTACAGGACGGGGGCACAATCCAATTGATCGACCCTCCCAGCTCCGAAATGCTCCGCACGCTGGCCGTCTCGCCCGACGGCAATCGCGTCATCACCAGCCGCCCCGCCCGGAACGGACGCATCCAGACGATGGCTCTGCGGGATGCCGCCAGCGGAGACGTGATCTGGAGCACGGACCGACTCTTCAGCGAACCGGATGCGATTCGCTTCTCACCCGACGGCCGGTTCGTCGCGTGGTGCCAGTCCAATCGGATCGAACTGGCCGACGCGCTCACCGGAGAGACAGTCTGGACCTTCGTTCCGTAG